The Rhodocytophaga rosea genome has a segment encoding these proteins:
- the infC gene encoding translation initiation factor IF-3, giving the protein MGPRGRAEEPYKVNDRIRAPKVRVVGENVEQGVYETRQAISMAVALNLDLVEISPNADPPVCKITDYSKFKYEQKKKQKELKAKAQKVVVKEIRFGPNTDDHDFDFKLKHAINFLKEGAKVRAYVHFVGRTIVFKERGEILLLKFAQALEEVAKVDELPKLEGKRMILMLSPKPSSKK; this is encoded by the coding sequence ATGGGTCCTCGAGGGAGAGCCGAGGAACCGTACAAAGTAAATGACAGAATCAGAGCACCTAAAGTGAGGGTGGTAGGAGAAAATGTAGAACAAGGGGTGTATGAGACCAGGCAAGCTATTTCTATGGCAGTTGCGCTTAATCTGGATCTGGTAGAAATTTCACCAAATGCCGATCCGCCTGTTTGTAAGATTACGGATTATTCCAAATTCAAATACGAGCAGAAGAAAAAGCAGAAAGAACTTAAAGCCAAAGCCCAGAAAGTAGTTGTCAAAGAAATTCGTTTTGGTCCGAATACCGACGATCATGATTTTGATTTTAAGCTCAAACACGCCATCAATTTTTTGAAAGAAGGCGCTAAAGTAAGAGCCTATGTACATTTTGTGGGTAGAACAATTGTGTTTAAAGAGCGGGGAGAAATTTTGCTGCTGAAGTTTGCCCAGGCGTTGGAAGAAGTGGCCAAGGTAGATGAACTTCCCAAACTGGAAGGCAAGCGGATGATTTTAATGCTTTCTCCCAAGCCTAGCAGTAAAAAATAA
- a CDS encoding carbohydrate binding family 9 domain-containing protein, with the protein MSSLFLFAQKKNDAYKLAIRKASAPIEIDGSIDDAGWQDTDVATNFFMVLPMDTSFAKVRTDVHMTYDDKNLYLIAVCYHALPGPYYVESLRRDFAFGKNDNFLLFMDPFDDQTNGFSFGSNAAGAQWDGTMYEGGKVDLSWDNKWTSVVRNYEDKWIFEAAIPFKSIRYKKGITQWGINFSRLDLKTTEKSSWAPVPRQFPTASLAYTGILDWDQPPPEAGANISVIPYVLGGVSKDYATDAPNEYRRDAGVDAKIAVTSSLNLDLTVNPDFSQVDVDRQVTNLDRFELFFPERRQFFLENGDLFTNFGYASIRPFFSRRIGLGVPIHFGARLSGKLNKDWRLGVMDMQTGKVGDIGLPAQNFAVVALQRRVFARSNIGILMVNKESLNYTSRTDSTKPNYTSYNRNIGLEYNLASSNNLWTGKALLLKSFSPGIDGNDFVHAANLQYSSRKWLINWQHEYVGRNYNAEVGYVPRQGYIKVNPQISYLFFPKSKHILSHGPQLMAFQIYNESFKKTDFQAYLAYIFTFRSQSKLTGWVANDYQKLLVPFDPTRFTGDTLARGTQHRWKSFGVDYISKPQSVFTYAFSSRYGGYYANGSRLNITSELGYRFQPYVSITLSSSYNYISLPEPWKQTTFWLLGPRLDVTMTNTLFFTAFVQYNEQLKNVNLNTRLQWRYKPASDLFIVYTDNYLPAPLSVKNRALVIKLTYWWNI; encoded by the coding sequence TTGAGTAGCCTGTTTCTGTTTGCCCAGAAAAAAAATGATGCATATAAGCTTGCCATTCGCAAAGCAAGCGCTCCCATCGAAATAGATGGGAGCATTGATGATGCCGGCTGGCAGGATACCGACGTAGCTACTAATTTTTTTATGGTGCTCCCCATGGATACCAGCTTTGCCAAAGTGCGGACGGATGTACACATGACCTATGATGATAAAAATTTGTATCTGATTGCCGTGTGTTACCATGCCTTGCCAGGACCTTATTATGTAGAGTCGCTCCGGCGGGATTTTGCTTTTGGGAAGAATGACAATTTCCTGCTGTTTATGGACCCTTTCGACGACCAGACCAATGGTTTTTCATTTGGCAGCAACGCGGCCGGAGCACAGTGGGATGGAACCATGTATGAAGGAGGAAAAGTAGACCTGAGCTGGGATAATAAATGGACATCGGTGGTGAGAAATTATGAGGATAAATGGATTTTTGAAGCGGCCATTCCTTTTAAATCGATCCGTTACAAAAAGGGTATTACACAATGGGGTATCAATTTCAGCCGGCTTGATTTAAAAACAACAGAAAAATCCAGCTGGGCACCAGTACCCAGGCAATTTCCTACCGCTTCTCTGGCCTATACCGGTATTCTGGACTGGGACCAGCCTCCACCCGAAGCTGGAGCCAATATTTCTGTGATTCCCTATGTGCTGGGAGGCGTTTCTAAAGATTATGCTACAGATGCACCCAACGAATACCGGAGGGATGCCGGGGTAGATGCTAAAATCGCTGTTACTTCCTCCCTTAACCTGGACCTTACTGTAAACCCTGATTTTTCGCAGGTAGATGTAGACAGGCAGGTAACTAACCTCGACCGTTTTGAATTGTTTTTCCCGGAACGAAGGCAGTTTTTTCTGGAGAACGGCGATCTGTTTACCAATTTTGGCTATGCCTCTATCCGTCCATTCTTCTCCAGGCGTATTGGTTTGGGCGTACCTATTCATTTTGGTGCCCGCCTGAGTGGCAAGCTGAATAAGGACTGGCGTTTGGGGGTTATGGATATGCAGACTGGCAAAGTAGGTGACATCGGTTTGCCTGCACAAAATTTTGCTGTAGTGGCCCTGCAACGTAGGGTATTTGCCCGCTCTAATATTGGTATTTTAATGGTAAATAAAGAATCGCTGAACTATACCTCCCGAACTGATTCCACCAAGCCAAATTATACCAGTTACAACCGCAATATTGGGTTAGAATATAATCTGGCTTCTTCTAATAACTTATGGACTGGCAAAGCGTTGTTACTTAAGTCATTCAGTCCTGGCATTGATGGCAACGATTTTGTGCATGCGGCTAATCTGCAATATTCCAGCCGTAAATGGCTCATCAACTGGCAGCACGAATATGTGGGCCGTAATTACAATGCGGAAGTGGGATATGTTCCCAGGCAAGGCTATATAAAAGTAAATCCACAGATAAGCTATTTATTCTTCCCAAAAAGCAAACATATTCTGAGCCATGGGCCGCAACTGATGGCTTTCCAGATATATAATGAATCTTTCAAGAAAACAGATTTTCAGGCGTATCTGGCCTATATTTTTACATTCCGGAGCCAGAGCAAACTTACCGGATGGGTTGCCAATGATTATCAGAAACTGCTCGTACCCTTTGATCCAACCAGGTTCACAGGCGATACCCTGGCACGGGGTACTCAACACCGGTGGAAATCCTTTGGAGTGGATTATATATCCAAACCACAAAGTGTATTCACCTATGCTTTTTCAAGCCGGTATGGAGGGTATTATGCAAATGGCAGCCGCTTGAATATTACCAGCGAACTCGGCTACCGGTTCCAGCCTTATGTAAGCATTACCCTCAGTTCAAGTTATAATTATATCAGTTTGCCGGAGCCATGGAAACAGACTACGTTCTGGCTACTGGGTCCACGCCTGGATGTAACGATGACCAATACTTTATTTTTTACAGCCTTTGTACAATATAATGAGCAGCTTAAAAATGTGAACCTCAATACCCGGTTACAATGGCGGTATAAACCGGCCTCCGACTTGTTCATTGTGTATACCGATAATTACCTGCCTGCTCCGCTATCTGTGAAGAATAGGGCACTGGTGATTAAACTTACCTACTGGTGGAATATATAA
- the rplT gene encoding 50S ribosomal protein L20 has product MPRSVNVVAARARRKKILKAAKGFFGRRKNVWTVAKNAVEKAMVYSTRDRKVKKRDFRALWIQRINAATREHGISYSQFMGKLSKANIDLNRKVLADLAMNHPAAFKAILDKVA; this is encoded by the coding sequence ATGCCAAGATCAGTAAACGTTGTTGCCGCCAGGGCACGCAGAAAAAAAATCCTTAAAGCTGCCAAAGGTTTCTTCGGCAGAAGAAAAAATGTATGGACCGTTGCCAAAAATGCTGTAGAAAAGGCAATGGTATACTCCACACGTGACCGCAAAGTAAAGAAAAGAGATTTCAGGGCACTGTGGATTCAAAGAATAAATGCTGCCACCAGAGAACATGGCATTTCTTACTCTCAGTTTATGGGCAAGCTTAGCAAAGCCAATATCGACCTCAACCGCAAAGTTCTTGCTGATTTAGCCATGAACCATCCGGCTGCTTTTAAAGCCATTCTGGACAAAGTTGCTTAA
- the rpmI gene encoding 50S ribosomal protein L35: MPKVKTNSGAKKRFKLTGTGKIKRKHAFKSHILTKKTTKQKRNLTHATLVHPSDENRVKAMLNL; the protein is encoded by the coding sequence ATGCCAAAGGTAAAAACCAATTCAGGAGCCAAAAAGCGTTTTAAGCTTACCGGTACAGGCAAAATTAAGCGCAAACATGCGTTTAAAAGCCACATCCTGACTAAAAAAACAACTAAACAAAAAAGAAACCTGACTCATGCTACCCTGGTTCATCCTTCAGATGAAAACAGAGTGAAAGCCATGCTGAACCTATAA
- a CDS encoding NAD(P)H-binding protein translates to MAKTVSILGCGWLGFPLAELLISKGFTVKGSTTHPEKRDQLRQAGLEPFVLGFTPHPQKEQLDDLPNFLKADVLVVAIPPQAGRQGDDFHPLQIMHLSEHLKLSTIDKIIYISSTSIYADENREITEEEPIIQGEANAALRRAEEILSGLHRKFIILRCGGLMGYDRIPGKYFIGKKEINTGSVPVNFVHRDDVIGIIYEVIRQEKWNEVFNVVAPEHPVRKDIYLKNAGEFGWEAPSFKEGEMPPYKVVNSNKVIKALQYSFQYPDPLQFQYELPQVRN, encoded by the coding sequence ATGGCGAAAACAGTAAGTATATTGGGCTGTGGATGGTTAGGATTCCCATTGGCAGAACTATTAATTAGCAAAGGTTTTACCGTAAAAGGTTCTACTACCCATCCTGAAAAAAGGGATCAATTACGCCAGGCAGGTCTCGAACCCTTTGTATTGGGCTTTACGCCACACCCGCAGAAAGAGCAATTAGATGACCTGCCGAATTTCCTGAAAGCAGATGTATTGGTAGTAGCCATTCCTCCACAGGCAGGCAGGCAGGGAGATGATTTTCATCCCCTCCAGATTATGCACCTGAGCGAACACCTGAAACTTTCCACCATAGATAAGATCATCTATATCAGTTCTACTTCCATCTATGCAGATGAAAACCGTGAAATTACGGAAGAAGAACCTATTATTCAGGGAGAGGCTAATGCTGCACTCAGACGGGCAGAAGAAATACTATCTGGCTTACATCGAAAGTTTATCATTTTGCGTTGTGGTGGCCTGATGGGTTACGACCGGATTCCAGGCAAGTATTTTATCGGAAAAAAAGAGATCAATACAGGCAGTGTACCGGTTAACTTCGTTCATCGGGATGATGTGATTGGGATTATATACGAGGTAATCCGGCAGGAAAAATGGAATGAGGTATTTAATGTAGTAGCTCCCGAACATCCTGTCCGTAAAGATATTTACCTGAAAAATGCGGGTGAATTTGGTTGGGAAGCTCCTTCTTTCAAAGAAGGAGAGATGCCGCCTTACAAAGTGGTAAACAGCAATAAAGTAATTAAAGCGCTACAATATAGCTTTCAGTATCCTGATCCTTTACAATTTCAATATGAGCTGCCACAAGTGCGTAATTAG
- the thrS gene encoding threonine--tRNA ligase: protein MITSEQEKIKITLPDGSKRELPKGSTGLDLAMQISEGLARNVLAAKVNGEIWDATRPITQDATVQLLTWNDAEGKGTFWHSSAHLMAEALEALYPGIKFGIGPAIENGYYYDVDFGDRTFSQEDFKAIEDKMLELARQKNEYVRKPVSKSDAIAYFEDKGDNYKLDLLKKLPDGNITFYSQGNFVDLCRGPHIPNTGFIKAVKLMNVAGAYWLGDVNSKQLTRIYGITFPKQKDLTDYLTLLEEAKKRDHRKLGKELELFAFSEKVGAGLPLWLPKGTMLRERLEQFLRKAQVKAGYSPVVTPHIGSKQLYVTSGHWEKYGKDSFQPIHTPDVDEEFLLKPMNCPHHCEIYKTKPRSYKDLPLRLAEFGTVYRYEQSGELHGLTRVRGFTQDDAHIFCRPDQVKEEFIKVIDLVLYVFKALGFDNYTTQISLRHQTERSKYIGDEAQWEQAEKDIIEAAGQRDLKTVIEYGEAAFYGPKLDFMVKDALGRKWQLGTIQVDYQLPNRFELEYTGADNQKHRPVMIHRAPFGSLERFVAVLIEHCAGNFPLWLSPEQIAVLPISEKYADYAQKVYTSLEEKDIRGFIDNRDEKIGRKIRDAEVSKVPFMLIVGEKEQEEGKVSVRKHGQGDLGSLSLEEFSDFFTKEVNQNMVS, encoded by the coding sequence ATGATTACGAGCGAACAGGAAAAAATCAAAATTACCCTTCCCGATGGAAGCAAACGTGAATTGCCCAAAGGAAGTACCGGCCTTGACCTGGCCATGCAGATCAGTGAAGGACTGGCTAGAAATGTACTGGCAGCAAAGGTAAATGGAGAAATTTGGGATGCCACCCGGCCAATTACACAAGATGCCACCGTACAACTGCTCACCTGGAATGATGCGGAAGGGAAAGGTACATTCTGGCATTCCTCTGCTCACCTGATGGCCGAAGCCCTAGAAGCTTTATACCCCGGCATTAAGTTTGGCATTGGTCCTGCGATTGAAAACGGCTATTACTATGATGTAGATTTTGGCGACCGTACTTTTTCGCAGGAAGACTTTAAGGCGATTGAAGATAAAATGCTGGAACTGGCCAGGCAAAAGAATGAGTATGTCCGCAAACCTGTGAGTAAATCGGATGCCATTGCGTATTTCGAGGACAAAGGCGATAATTATAAATTAGATCTATTGAAAAAACTTCCAGACGGCAATATTACTTTCTATAGCCAGGGAAATTTTGTAGACCTTTGCCGGGGACCTCATATACCTAATACCGGTTTTATCAAAGCAGTAAAATTAATGAATGTAGCAGGAGCCTACTGGCTGGGAGATGTCAACAGTAAACAACTCACACGTATCTATGGCATTACTTTTCCTAAGCAAAAGGATTTAACCGATTACCTCACCCTGCTGGAAGAAGCTAAAAAACGCGATCACCGGAAACTGGGTAAAGAATTAGAGTTATTCGCTTTCTCTGAAAAAGTGGGGGCCGGCTTGCCATTGTGGTTGCCTAAAGGAACTATGCTTCGGGAAAGATTGGAGCAATTCCTGCGTAAAGCCCAGGTTAAAGCCGGGTATTCTCCGGTAGTAACTCCACACATCGGAAGTAAACAACTCTATGTAACTTCCGGGCACTGGGAAAAATATGGGAAAGATTCATTTCAGCCGATCCATACGCCGGATGTGGATGAGGAATTTTTGCTTAAACCGATGAATTGTCCGCATCACTGCGAGATATATAAAACCAAACCCCGTTCATATAAAGATTTACCTCTCCGTTTAGCTGAATTTGGAACCGTTTACCGCTATGAGCAAAGTGGCGAATTACATGGGTTAACCAGGGTAAGAGGTTTTACCCAGGATGATGCCCATATTTTCTGCCGTCCGGACCAGGTGAAAGAAGAATTTATCAAGGTGATTGACCTGGTATTGTATGTGTTCAAAGCCCTTGGGTTTGATAATTATACGACCCAGATTTCACTTCGCCATCAGACGGAGCGGAGCAAATACATTGGCGACGAAGCCCAATGGGAACAGGCAGAAAAAGACATTATAGAAGCGGCTGGCCAGAGAGACCTGAAAACTGTAATTGAATACGGAGAAGCTGCTTTTTATGGTCCGAAGCTGGATTTTATGGTAAAAGATGCCTTAGGCCGGAAATGGCAGTTAGGTACCATTCAGGTAGACTATCAGTTGCCCAACCGTTTTGAACTGGAATACACCGGTGCTGATAACCAGAAACACCGCCCGGTAATGATCCACAGAGCGCCTTTTGGCTCACTGGAACGTTTTGTGGCCGTTTTGATCGAACATTGTGCCGGAAATTTCCCTTTGTGGCTTTCTCCGGAACAGATTGCGGTGCTGCCCATTTCAGAAAAATATGCCGACTATGCCCAGAAAGTGTATACAAGTCTGGAAGAAAAAGACATCCGGGGATTTATTGATAACCGGGATGAAAAAATTGGCCGCAAAATACGGGATGCCGAAGTAAGCAAGGTTCCATTTATGCTGATTGTAGGTGAAAAAGAACAGGAAGAAGGTAAAGTATCCGTACGGAAACATGGACAGGGTGATCTGGGAAGCCTTTCGCTGGAAGAATTTTCCGACTTCTTCACAAAAGAGGTAAACCAGAATATGGTTTCCTGA
- the pruA gene encoding L-glutamate gamma-semialdehyde dehydrogenase, with amino-acid sequence MSIGFYNVPAPVNEPVRNYAPGSPEKLALKKELSHARSVELDIPMFIGGEEVRTGTKLRLSPPHDHKHTLGYFHEGDATHVEQAIQAALHAKDAWENLSWEHRAAIFLKAADLIAGPYRARINAATMLGQSKSAYQAEIDSACEIIDFLRFNVNYMVEIYKQQPNSSPGFWNRVEQRPLEGFVFALTPFNFTAIAGNLPTAPALMGNTVIWKPAYSQIYSAYVLMQVFREAGVPDGVINLIYVDGPVTGDVIFKHRDFAGIHFTGSTSVFQQIWKTIGQNISLYKSYPRIVGETGGKDFVLAHPSAHPKVLATALIRGAFEYQGQKCSAASRAYIPSNIWDEVKGYMLEDLKQIKMGSPEDFTNFFNAVIDERAFDKISTYISNAKKDPAIEVVAGGNYDKSKGYFIEPTILLSANPSSVPMCEEIFGPVLTVYVYQEQNFEQTIELVNQTSPYALTGSIFAQDRYAIELATQKLRHAAGNFYINDKPTGAVVGQQPFGGSRASGTNDKAGSMINLLRWVSPRVIKETFVPPTDFRYPFLQEE; translated from the coding sequence ATGTCAATAGGATTTTATAATGTGCCTGCTCCGGTAAACGAACCAGTACGGAATTATGCCCCCGGTTCGCCTGAGAAGCTGGCCCTCAAAAAAGAGTTAAGCCATGCCAGGTCTGTGGAATTGGATATACCCATGTTTATTGGAGGAGAGGAAGTACGTACCGGAACCAAACTCCGGCTTTCTCCTCCACATGACCATAAGCATACATTGGGCTATTTTCATGAAGGCGATGCCACGCATGTAGAACAGGCCATACAAGCAGCATTGCATGCCAAAGATGCCTGGGAAAATTTAAGTTGGGAACACCGGGCTGCTATATTCTTAAAAGCGGCCGACCTGATTGCCGGGCCATACCGTGCCAGAATAAATGCGGCAACCATGCTGGGGCAGTCTAAAAGTGCGTATCAGGCCGAAATAGATTCTGCGTGCGAGATCATCGATTTCCTGCGGTTCAATGTGAACTATATGGTTGAAATTTATAAGCAGCAGCCCAATTCTAGTCCAGGTTTTTGGAACCGGGTAGAACAGCGGCCACTGGAAGGGTTTGTATTTGCATTAACTCCCTTCAACTTTACAGCGATTGCCGGAAACCTACCCACAGCTCCTGCGCTCATGGGGAATACCGTGATCTGGAAACCAGCGTATTCTCAGATATATTCTGCTTATGTACTGATGCAGGTGTTCCGGGAAGCTGGCGTACCAGATGGCGTGATTAATTTGATTTATGTAGATGGCCCGGTAACCGGGGACGTCATTTTTAAACACCGGGATTTTGCAGGAATTCATTTTACCGGCAGTACCAGTGTGTTTCAGCAGATATGGAAAACAATCGGACAGAATATTTCTCTCTATAAATCATATCCACGGATCGTGGGCGAAACCGGAGGAAAAGACTTTGTTCTGGCACATCCATCAGCACATCCCAAAGTCCTGGCCACAGCGCTGATCCGGGGTGCTTTCGAATACCAGGGACAAAAATGTTCAGCCGCTTCCAGGGCGTATATTCCGTCTAATATATGGGATGAAGTAAAAGGATATATGTTAGAAGACCTAAAGCAAATTAAAATGGGAAGCCCGGAGGATTTTACTAACTTTTTTAATGCCGTTATTGACGAAAGGGCTTTCGATAAAATCAGCACATATATTTCTAATGCCAAAAAAGACCCTGCGATTGAAGTTGTTGCCGGAGGGAATTATGATAAATCCAAAGGTTATTTTATTGAACCTACCATTCTGCTGTCGGCTAATCCTTCCTCAGTACCGATGTGTGAAGAGATATTTGGGCCGGTGCTGACCGTGTATGTATACCAGGAGCAGAATTTTGAACAAACCATAGAACTGGTAAACCAGACCTCTCCCTATGCGCTCACTGGTTCTATTTTCGCCCAGGACCGTTATGCGATTGAACTGGCTACCCAGAAATTAAGGCATGCCGCTGGTAATTTCTATATCAACGACAAGCCTACCGGTGCGGTAGTAGGGCAGCAGCCTTTTGGTGGAAGCCGCGCCTCCGGAACCAATGATAAAGCCGGTTCTATGATCAATCTGCTCCGGTGGGTATCGCCCAGAGTAATCAAAGAAACCTTTGTGCCGCCTACAGATTTCCGGTATCCATTTTTGCAGGAAGAGTAA
- a CDS encoding ISAs1 family transposase — protein MELKKILNKVADFRVQGRCLHLLADILGLVLCGVIADCDDFDEIADYGKDNTAFLQQELGLSFVNGIPSADTLNRVIRHLDSHSLEQCFKACVAGFSLAGKQVCIDGKELRGTIPAGKKHALVRMVNVWVEEHSLSFGQVAVEAKSNEITTIPALLDTLDCKGSIITIDAIACQQAIVEKIRDKQAHYVIALKANQGVLYEQVAHFMQINKSALAFNQQLDKAHGRGEERRVYIAQCIDLVEEKEKWQDLHTLVMVERKRIIAGKKQEQTLFYISSLTDTDPALYSRYIRGHWAIENGLHWQLDVTFREDEAKVRKDKGPINLHLIRKWSLHLLKKEPSCVSVKRKRKKANRDTNFLLAILKT, from the coding sequence ATGGAACTTAAAAAGATACTAAACAAAGTAGCTGATTTTCGGGTGCAAGGCCGCTGCTTACATCTATTAGCAGATATTTTAGGCTTAGTTTTATGTGGGGTAATAGCCGATTGTGATGACTTTGACGAGATAGCAGATTATGGCAAAGATAATACAGCGTTTCTGCAGCAAGAACTAGGATTAAGTTTTGTTAATGGTATACCTTCTGCTGACACTTTAAATCGGGTGATCAGACACCTGGATAGCCATAGTTTGGAGCAATGCTTCAAAGCGTGTGTAGCTGGCTTCTCCTTAGCAGGCAAGCAGGTATGTATAGATGGCAAAGAATTGAGAGGTACTATACCTGCAGGCAAAAAGCATGCTTTGGTTCGTATGGTCAATGTATGGGTAGAGGAACATAGCTTAAGCTTTGGACAAGTAGCCGTAGAAGCCAAGAGTAATGAGATTACAACTATTCCTGCTTTATTAGATACCCTTGATTGCAAAGGTAGTATCATTACTATAGATGCTATTGCTTGTCAGCAGGCAATTGTAGAAAAGATCAGGGATAAGCAAGCCCATTATGTGATTGCCCTAAAGGCTAATCAAGGTGTACTCTATGAGCAGGTAGCCCATTTTATGCAAATCAATAAGTCTGCTCTCGCTTTTAATCAGCAACTAGATAAAGCCCATGGCAGAGGAGAAGAACGTAGGGTATATATTGCTCAATGCATTGATTTGGTAGAGGAAAAGGAAAAATGGCAGGACTTACATACTTTAGTCATGGTAGAAAGAAAACGCATTATAGCAGGCAAAAAGCAAGAACAAACCCTGTTCTATATAAGCAGTTTAACAGATACAGACCCTGCCTTGTACAGCCGCTACATAAGAGGCCATTGGGCGATAGAGAATGGCTTGCATTGGCAACTAGATGTTACCTTTAGGGAAGATGAGGCTAAAGTCAGGAAAGATAAAGGACCCATCAATCTGCATCTGATTAGAAAGTGGTCTTTGCATCTGCTCAAAAAAGAGCCTTCTTGCGTGAGTGTCAAACGGAAAAGAAAAAAAGCTAACAGAGACACTAATTTCCTGTTAGCTATTCTTAAAACTTAA
- a CDS encoding tetratricopeptide repeat protein produces the protein MYHSFNIFSVKQALKYSIVCIQLCLYVAITSTMPGCKPKERKTAPIPPLPQSNANTYQVHLQALTDAIDDYPNTADFYYKRAYLYVGNKQWKLALEDMNEAISLDASNGKYFLLRARLYQQLQQAQLAYADVEKAEKLQVQTPEFYTLLGEMYTIRQQYDKATAALNKSLEKHPYNGETFYWKGAVAAGTGDTTNALRFFKASAQYLPGKADTYDQLATIYYNRRDTLTAKHYVLQGLQIDPAFASLHYKAGNIYRFTHRADSAKFYYQKAIQLNPSLYLASYQLGAIYLEERNYQQAISIFEKLRPYEDKLKNLSYLIGICYERQGNKQEAMAQYALALQADSSNTKALKQYKSIKWTMENPVPVHKPLVIERLEPLPQITPTIKPNQEQPQ, from the coding sequence ATGTACCATTCATTTAATATTTTTTCAGTGAAGCAGGCGTTGAAATATAGCATTGTTTGTATACAGCTTTGTTTGTATGTAGCCATTACAAGTACGATGCCTGGCTGTAAACCCAAGGAGCGGAAAACAGCACCTATCCCTCCCCTGCCGCAGTCCAATGCAAATACTTATCAGGTTCATTTGCAGGCCCTAACAGATGCTATTGATGATTATCCAAATACAGCAGATTTTTATTACAAACGGGCTTATTTATATGTAGGCAATAAGCAATGGAAACTAGCTCTGGAAGATATGAATGAAGCTATTTCTCTGGATGCCAGCAATGGTAAATATTTTTTACTCAGAGCCAGATTGTATCAACAATTGCAGCAAGCACAGTTAGCTTATGCTGATGTAGAAAAAGCAGAAAAACTTCAGGTGCAAACGCCGGAGTTTTATACATTGCTGGGCGAAATGTATACCATCCGCCAGCAATACGATAAAGCAACCGCTGCATTAAATAAATCTCTGGAAAAACATCCTTATAACGGTGAAACATTTTACTGGAAAGGGGCTGTGGCTGCTGGTACTGGCGACACCACCAATGCTTTGCGTTTCTTTAAAGCTTCTGCCCAGTATCTGCCTGGCAAAGCGGATACCTATGACCAGCTTGCTACTATTTACTATAACCGCAGGGATACCTTAACTGCCAAACACTATGTACTACAAGGCTTACAGATAGATCCTGCATTTGCCAGTCTGCATTACAAAGCAGGGAATATATACCGGTTTACCCATCGGGCCGACAGTGCAAAATTTTATTACCAGAAAGCCATTCAATTAAATCCTTCTTTATATTTGGCTTCTTATCAGCTGGGAGCAATTTATCTGGAAGAAAGAAATTACCAGCAGGCAATCAGTATTTTTGAAAAACTACGTCCGTATGAAGATAAACTAAAGAACCTTTCTTACTTAATCGGCATTTGTTATGAGAGACAAGGCAATAAGCAGGAAGCAATGGCGCAATATGCCCTGGCATTACAGGCAGATAGCAGCAATACAAAAGCATTAAAACAATATAAGAGTATAAAATGGACCATGGAAAATCCGGTACCGGTGCATAAGCCATTAGTTATTGAACGGCTGGAACCATTACCTCAGATTACTCCCACTATAAAACCAAATCAGGAACAACCACAATGA
- a CDS encoding MerC domain-containing protein, whose translation MPKHKVSPATNKWNKVGVSLSFLCAIHCASTPLLIALLPMMGSELLHNPALELSLIGITVLIAGVILIRDYRHTHRNTLPLLLLLAGVLAKFLAIFVFQQTYEPVIITSGAAFILLAYVANWRLRSTHHVHNKC comes from the coding sequence ATGCCTAAACATAAGGTAAGTCCGGCAACCAACAAATGGAATAAAGTAGGCGTTTCCCTTTCTTTCCTATGTGCCATTCATTGTGCCTCTACTCCTTTACTTATTGCGCTATTGCCGATGATGGGATCTGAACTCTTACACAATCCGGCACTGGAGTTATCGCTGATTGGCATTACGGTGTTGATTGCGGGTGTGATACTGATAAGAGACTACCGGCATACACATAGAAATACACTACCTCTTCTCTTGCTCTTGGCAGGCGTGCTTGCTAAATTTCTTGCCATTTTTGTTTTTCAACAAACTTATGAGCCGGTAATAATTACTTCCGGAGCTGCGTTCATATTGCTTGCTTATGTGGCCAACTGGCGGCTGCGTTCTACCCACCATGTACATAACAAATGCTAA